One segment of Thamnophis elegans isolate rThaEle1 chromosome 16, rThaEle1.pri, whole genome shotgun sequence DNA contains the following:
- the ANXA2 gene encoding annexin A2 yields MSTVHEILSKLTLEGDHSLPPSAYATVKAYGNFDADRDALTLETAIKTKGVDEVTIVNLLTNRSNEQRQDIAFAYQRRTKKELAAALKAALSGHLETVILGLLKTPAQYDASELKGAMKGLGTDEDTLIEIICSRTNQELAVINKVYKEMYKTELEKDIISDTSGDFRKLMVALAKGRRNEDCSVVDFELIDQDARDLYDAGVKRKGTDVPKWINIMTERSIPHLQKVFERYKSYSPYDMLESIKKEVKGDLEIAFVNLVQCIQNKQLYFADRLYDSMKGKGTRDKVLIRVMVSRAEVDMLKIKSEFKRKHGKSLYYFIQQDTKGDYQRALLNLCGGED; encoded by the exons ATGTCGACTGTCCACGAAATCCTCAGCAAGCTCACCCTGGAGGGAGAT CACTCCCTGCCCCCCAGCGCCTATGCCACCGTCAAAGCCTACGGGAACTTCGATGCTGACCGCGATGCTCTGACCCTGGAAACCGCCATCAAGACCAAAG GGGTGGATGAAGTGACCATCGTCAACCTTTTGACAAACCGCAGCAACGAACAACGGCAGGACATCGCTTTTGCTTACCAGCGGAGAACAAAGAAG GAACTGGCTGCTGCTTTGAAAGCTGCCCTCTCCGGCCACCTGGAAACGGTCATCTTGGGCCTCTTGAAGACGCCGGCACAGTATGACGCCTCTGAGCTGAAGGGAGCCATGAAG GGCCTGGGAACCGATGAAGACACTCTCATTGAGATCATCTGCTCACGGACAAACCAGGAACTGGCTGTCATCAACAAAGTTTACAAGGAAA TGTACAAAACAGAACTGGAAAAAGACATCATCTCTGACACTTCTGGGGATTTCCGGAAACTGATGGTTGCGCTGGCCAAG GGCAGGAGAAATGAAGACTGTTCTGTAGTGGACTTTGAACTCATCGACCAAGATGCTCGG GATCTCTACGATGCCGGAGTGAAGCGTAAGGGCACCGACGTTCCCAAGTGGATCAATATTATGACCGAGAGGAGCATCCCCCATCTCCAGAAAG TCTTCGAAAGGTACAAGAGCTACAGTCCTTACGATATGCTGGAGAGCATCAAGAAGGAAGTCAAAGGAGATCTGGAGATCGCCTTCGTTAATCTCG TCCAGTGCATTCAGAACAAACAGCTCTACTTTGCCGATCGGCTTTATGACTCCATGAAG GGCAAAGGTACCCGGGACAAGGTCTTAATCCGAGTCATGGTTTCTCGAGCTGAAGTTGACATGTTGAAAATTAAGAGTGAATTCAAGAGGAAACACGGAAAATCCCTCTATTATTTTATCCAG CAAGACACGAAGGGAGATTACCAGCGGGCCCTCCTGAATCTCTGCGGCGGAGAAGACTGA